The following coding sequences lie in one Streptomyces xiamenensis genomic window:
- a CDS encoding DNRLRE domain-containing protein, producing the protein MEQDPVREAADIQSAKVAAKLYDRQVEALSERTETSTTWVNPDGSLTTDLSAGPIRFENEAGEWEPVDVTLVRRDDGSLAAKSHPAGLTLAGEEGAVATTLASAAAAPARDLVHLGDGDEKVILQWKGGLPEPIIEGDEKTVARYPEALPGTDLIVESTRTGFEQYLEITRPPVDGAFSYTLPLKTQGLEIERQEDGGFVFTSPDTGDERAVMPAPVMWDATTDTVSGDHANVRPVEMEINGQGENLELVLTPDPDFLTDPTTSYPVTVDPSTSTLANVFDTLVKQGETTDWSTNTELHFGNPGTTNPDGTERWSRSFITWDTSPIRDALITNAELRLYNTHSGNTNCAPEQWAVWETGAASTSTRWANQPQWIQQHALSNQTAGRPNCGGPGWITANVSDLVQTWASAQRTRGHMGLRTPSASTAQWKQVRSANAASNPPRLTVTYNYRPRTGTQQEAGPPYFSYGGEYVVDSTTPVLRDTFVDADGDRVNGTFEIRDAATDARIGDYLVSPWVASGTPAEVTVPANVLAHGIRYKFRTSPYDGTHYNLGWSAWKYFTVDTQSPNAPSAITSTDYPTGQWVKGKGQSGTFSVTPPSGSDHHWLEWSLDGVNWTKHETNGISGAQHLKVTPERDGTHTLQVRAVDRANHRSDTVEYTFHVGPGGFLRPSDGERTARRLALVADADADTYNKVTFSWRRAEADSWSEIPPGHVISDDTPLTSWPVPLVDGRNALLVWNAANTVDPDGSLQIKAVFAGPGGAEGSTAPLSVVVDRNASGAASREIGPGSVNLLTGDYSIDEMDASYFGMGVSRTASSRTPDAGGKQEGQAAVFGPEWVSGTVAELTGSDFSHLKEISDTAVAVVTADATEIHFTANAAKNAWQPEPGSENLTLSGSVTGSFTLTDSEGTVTEFTRSAPDATTWPVSSTLLDGLTGSTTTVVSEAVTVDGKQEARPKRVIAPNSAANAAICAATPSTKGCRALEFIYGEATTATDSTLGDYRGRLKEIRLWSTEHGAANATAKTVTAYAYDSKGRLRESWNPLIIPLLKTSYTYDEDGRVTQVTPPGELPWNLVYGQAGNSATTGEGMLLKVTRPALKPGTTQEVQGQAVTTVVYDVPLTGSRAPHAMGATEVRAWGQTDQPTDATAVFPADAAATSHTGGDLSRTDYKRATIAYLGVSGRQVNVAEPGDHITTTEYDRFGNSVRNLTAANRSVALGAGAQDRTALNALGIRDLPSAERAELLSTRSIYNESGTRLIEELGPIHRIELTKDLTEGTTVRVPSGTSVAARKWTVLEYDGDRPTNGSATVRDQVTKVTVGSQVREHLVVQGEIRESQFVYDWVKGLPVRTIQDPNGLALTSVKEYDAKGRTIMEQLPGSSSAAASTQVNAYWSATGSGPCAGRPEWTDLICSAGPAGEVSDPGSHPAQMPTTTYEYDFWGNVTAEITKANGVTRTSSTTHDSAGRPTATTVTGGIGQALPSTTTEYASSTGREITTSSADAGTITREYDALGRQISYTDADGGNTRAEYDLLDRPVRISDSSPSTVTYSYDTDSEPRGLPIGITDSVAGTFRATYNPDGAISTEELPGGFRLNITRNSLGEETNRIYSRDAVTVYSDGITRSAHGQATSHAGWSHQSYRYDAVGRLVGVDDTYATVCAHRAYTFDARANRVSLVSASGTPGSDCPTGGGTTVTSVYDSGDRIVDAGYVYDAFGRTTSLPGGVTLGYYTSDLVYRQIADGQRQTWDVDPNLRRRATTTESASGSTWTGAVKSINHYGGDDDIPRWTIENTATGEMTRNVTSLSGDLAAVTGKTNGTTLMFSNIHGDVALELPLAAESAPTALDYDEYGNHRANQERPRYSWLGSKQRTTEPTAGLSLMGSRLYNPASGRFLSVDPVFGGSANAYEYCNADPINCYDLLGTFKYSYWKNAWWSPLQYHWVSVKFTRSETMKLAWSAASAGGLLAIVKDYVPGVWKHVVNGLRFYAWTIAVSAGYIYYNTKDCASVKGGYARWRGRLFGWYIPPTVWRTRC; encoded by the coding sequence ATGGAACAAGATCCGGTACGCGAGGCAGCAGACATCCAGTCTGCGAAGGTAGCTGCCAAGCTCTATGACCGGCAGGTTGAGGCACTTTCCGAGCGCACTGAGACCTCCACAACCTGGGTGAATCCCGATGGCTCGCTGACCACCGACCTCTCGGCCGGCCCCATCCGATTCGAGAACGAAGCCGGCGAATGGGAACCTGTCGACGTCACACTCGTCCGGCGTGACGACGGTTCCCTCGCCGCCAAGTCACACCCCGCCGGCCTGACTCTCGCCGGCGAAGAAGGCGCGGTGGCCACCACCTTGGCGTCAGCAGCCGCGGCACCCGCACGGGACCTGGTACACCTGGGCGACGGCGACGAGAAGGTCATCCTGCAGTGGAAAGGTGGCCTACCCGAGCCGATCATCGAAGGCGACGAGAAAACCGTCGCACGCTACCCAGAGGCTCTGCCTGGCACCGACCTGATCGTTGAATCCACTCGCACGGGCTTCGAGCAGTACCTCGAAATCACCCGTCCTCCCGTCGACGGTGCCTTCTCCTACACCCTGCCACTGAAGACCCAGGGCCTGGAGATCGAACGGCAGGAGGACGGCGGCTTCGTCTTCACCAGCCCCGACACCGGGGATGAGAGAGCGGTGATGCCGGCACCTGTGATGTGGGACGCGACAACCGACACCGTCTCAGGCGACCACGCCAATGTCCGCCCGGTCGAGATGGAGATCAACGGCCAGGGAGAAAACCTTGAACTCGTTCTCACCCCCGACCCCGACTTCCTGACCGACCCCACCACCAGCTACCCCGTAACGGTCGACCCCTCCACCAGCACTCTCGCCAACGTCTTCGACACCCTGGTCAAGCAGGGCGAGACCACCGACTGGTCCACCAATACCGAGCTGCACTTCGGCAACCCCGGAACCACCAACCCCGACGGAACCGAACGCTGGTCCCGCTCCTTCATCACCTGGGACACATCGCCCATCCGCGACGCCCTCATCACCAACGCTGAGCTACGCCTTTACAACACTCACTCCGGCAACACCAACTGTGCCCCAGAGCAGTGGGCCGTCTGGGAGACCGGTGCCGCATCCACCTCTACCCGTTGGGCCAACCAGCCGCAGTGGATCCAACAGCATGCCCTCTCCAACCAGACGGCCGGCCGGCCCAACTGCGGTGGTCCCGGGTGGATCACCGCCAACGTCAGTGATCTCGTGCAGACCTGGGCCTCGGCCCAAAGGACCCGCGGTCACATGGGCCTGCGCACCCCCAGCGCCTCCACTGCACAATGGAAGCAGGTTCGCTCCGCGAACGCCGCCTCCAATCCGCCCCGACTCACCGTCACCTACAACTACCGCCCGCGTACCGGTACTCAGCAGGAAGCAGGGCCTCCGTACTTCTCCTACGGCGGCGAGTACGTCGTCGACTCCACAACCCCCGTCCTGCGTGACACCTTCGTGGACGCCGACGGTGACAGGGTGAACGGCACCTTCGAGATCCGCGACGCCGCCACCGATGCCCGGATCGGCGACTACCTGGTCTCCCCGTGGGTGGCTTCCGGAACCCCGGCCGAAGTCACCGTTCCCGCGAACGTCCTCGCCCACGGAATACGGTACAAGTTCCGCACCAGCCCGTACGACGGCACCCACTACAACCTTGGATGGTCGGCGTGGAAATACTTCACCGTCGACACCCAATCCCCCAACGCCCCATCGGCTATCACCTCCACGGACTACCCCACCGGTCAATGGGTGAAAGGTAAAGGCCAGTCCGGCACCTTCAGTGTCACACCGCCCAGTGGCTCCGATCACCACTGGCTCGAGTGGTCCCTGGACGGCGTCAACTGGACCAAACATGAGACCAACGGTATCTCCGGTGCGCAGCACCTCAAGGTGACTCCAGAGCGCGACGGAACGCATACGCTCCAGGTCCGGGCTGTCGACAGGGCGAATCACCGCTCCGATACCGTCGAGTACACCTTCCATGTCGGCCCCGGAGGCTTCCTCCGGCCATCCGACGGTGAACGCACCGCCCGGCGTCTGGCTCTTGTCGCAGATGCGGACGCCGACACCTACAACAAGGTCACCTTTTCGTGGCGGCGAGCCGAAGCCGACTCCTGGAGCGAGATTCCGCCCGGGCATGTCATCTCCGATGACACGCCGCTGACCTCGTGGCCCGTGCCGTTGGTGGACGGCCGCAACGCACTTCTCGTCTGGAACGCCGCGAATACAGTCGATCCTGACGGTTCCCTGCAGATCAAGGCCGTCTTCGCCGGTCCAGGGGGAGCTGAGGGAAGCACTGCCCCTCTGTCGGTGGTTGTCGACCGCAACGCCTCTGGTGCCGCGTCTCGCGAGATCGGACCCGGTTCAGTGAATCTGCTGACCGGCGACTACTCCATAGACGAGATGGACGCCTCGTACTTCGGGATGGGAGTCAGCCGGACCGCTTCTTCGCGTACGCCTGACGCGGGTGGCAAACAAGAGGGACAGGCCGCGGTCTTCGGCCCGGAGTGGGTCTCAGGGACCGTAGCGGAGCTGACTGGCTCTGACTTCTCTCATCTGAAGGAGATCTCTGATACGGCGGTCGCGGTGGTCACCGCAGACGCCACCGAGATCCACTTCACCGCCAACGCCGCGAAGAACGCTTGGCAACCTGAACCAGGGTCGGAGAATCTGACACTCTCCGGCTCGGTGACCGGTAGCTTCACACTGACCGACTCCGAGGGAACGGTCACAGAATTCACCCGTTCGGCCCCCGACGCCACCACGTGGCCCGTATCGAGCACCCTCCTCGATGGCCTGACAGGCTCCACCACCACCGTGGTGTCCGAGGCTGTCACTGTGGACGGTAAGCAGGAAGCCCGTCCCAAGCGAGTCATCGCGCCCAACTCGGCGGCGAACGCCGCTATCTGCGCCGCCACCCCCTCCACCAAGGGCTGCCGTGCCCTGGAGTTCATCTACGGCGAGGCGACCACCGCCACCGACAGCACACTCGGTGACTACCGCGGGCGGCTTAAAGAGATACGGCTGTGGTCCACCGAGCACGGTGCGGCGAACGCCACAGCGAAAACCGTGACCGCTTACGCGTACGACAGCAAAGGCAGATTGCGGGAATCCTGGAATCCATTGATCATCCCTTTGCTCAAGACAAGCTATACCTATGACGAGGACGGGCGCGTCACTCAGGTGACGCCGCCGGGAGAGCTTCCGTGGAACCTGGTCTACGGACAGGCGGGCAACTCCGCCACCACGGGCGAGGGCATGCTCCTCAAGGTCACCCGCCCCGCCCTCAAGCCAGGGACCACTCAGGAGGTCCAAGGCCAGGCCGTCACGACCGTTGTCTACGACGTGCCACTGACCGGGTCGAGGGCGCCCCATGCCATGGGTGCCACAGAGGTCAGGGCTTGGGGGCAGACTGACCAGCCCACCGACGCCACAGCCGTCTTCCCCGCCGACGCCGCCGCCACTTCCCACACCGGTGGTGATCTCTCCAGAACCGACTACAAGCGCGCCACCATCGCCTACCTGGGCGTCTCGGGACGGCAGGTCAATGTCGCCGAACCAGGGGACCACATCACCACCACCGAGTACGACCGGTTCGGCAACTCGGTCCGTAACCTCACCGCGGCCAACCGCTCCGTGGCTCTTGGCGCCGGCGCTCAGGACCGAACGGCACTGAACGCTCTCGGCATCAGGGACCTCCCCAGCGCCGAACGAGCCGAATTGCTGTCCACTCGCAGCATCTACAACGAATCGGGCACCCGTCTCATAGAGGAGCTCGGGCCGATCCACCGGATCGAGCTGACCAAGGACCTCACAGAGGGCACGACCGTCCGGGTTCCGTCCGGCACCTCGGTAGCCGCGAGGAAATGGACGGTTCTCGAGTACGACGGTGACCGCCCCACCAACGGGTCAGCCACTGTAAGGGACCAAGTCACCAAAGTGACGGTGGGCTCCCAAGTGCGCGAGCATCTGGTGGTCCAGGGCGAAATACGCGAGAGCCAGTTCGTCTATGACTGGGTCAAGGGCCTGCCAGTCAGAACAATCCAGGATCCGAACGGACTTGCTCTTACCTCAGTGAAGGAATATGACGCCAAGGGTCGCACCATCATGGAGCAGCTCCCCGGCTCCAGCAGCGCCGCAGCCTCCACACAGGTGAATGCCTACTGGTCGGCGACTGGCTCCGGACCGTGCGCAGGACGCCCGGAATGGACGGACTTGATCTGTTCCGCAGGCCCGGCAGGCGAGGTGAGTGATCCCGGCAGCCACCCGGCTCAAATGCCGACGACCACGTACGAGTACGACTTCTGGGGCAATGTCACAGCGGAGATCACCAAGGCAAACGGGGTCACCCGCACTTCCAGTACTACTCATGACAGCGCCGGCCGTCCGACAGCCACCACAGTGACGGGCGGCATCGGACAGGCGCTCCCGTCGACCACCACGGAATATGCCAGCAGTACCGGTCGCGAGATCACGACCAGCTCCGCGGATGCAGGCACCATCACCCGGGAGTACGACGCACTGGGCCGTCAGATCTCCTACACGGACGCCGACGGAGGCAACACCAGGGCTGAGTACGACCTCCTGGACCGCCCGGTGAGGATCTCGGACAGCTCGCCGTCAACCGTGACCTACTCCTACGACACCGACTCCGAGCCTCGAGGGCTGCCGATCGGGATAACCGATTCAGTGGCGGGCACCTTCCGCGCGACCTACAACCCGGACGGAGCCATAAGCACGGAAGAGCTTCCTGGTGGGTTCCGCCTGAACATCACCCGGAATTCGTTGGGCGAGGAAACTAATCGCATCTACAGCCGCGACGCGGTCACGGTGTACTCCGATGGCATCACTCGCTCGGCGCACGGACAGGCAACCTCGCACGCGGGGTGGTCCCACCAGTCGTACCGCTACGACGCGGTGGGCCGACTTGTGGGCGTAGACGATACTTATGCGACCGTCTGCGCCCATCGTGCCTACACCTTCGACGCTCGCGCGAACCGGGTGTCCCTTGTGTCGGCAAGCGGGACACCTGGATCCGATTGCCCAACCGGTGGAGGCACAACAGTCACCAGCGTTTACGACAGCGGTGACCGGATTGTCGACGCCGGTTACGTCTACGATGCATTCGGTCGTACGACTTCCTTGCCTGGTGGTGTCACCCTCGGCTACTACACTTCCGACCTCGTGTACCGGCAAATCGCTGACGGCCAGCGCCAGACGTGGGACGTGGATCCCAATCTGCGCCGGCGGGCGACGACAACAGAGTCGGCCAGCGGCAGCACCTGGACAGGCGCGGTCAAGAGCATCAACCACTACGGCGGCGATGACGATATACCGCGCTGGACCATCGAGAACACAGCCACAGGAGAGATGACGCGGAATGTCACATCTCTCTCTGGAGATCTGGCTGCGGTGACAGGAAAGACAAACGGCACAACTCTCATGTTCAGCAACATTCACGGCGACGTCGCCCTCGAATTGCCTCTGGCCGCGGAGAGCGCTCCTACCGCGCTGGACTACGATGAGTACGGCAACCACCGCGCCAACCAAGAACGACCCCGTTACAGCTGGCTGGGCTCCAAACAGCGCACCACGGAGCCAACCGCTGGACTGAGCCTCATGGGATCCCGGCTCTACAACCCGGCCAGTGGGCGATTCTTGTCGGTGGACCCGGTATTCGGAGGCAGCGCGAACGCGTACGAATACTGCAACGCGGACCCGATCAACTGCTACGACCTTTTGGGGACCTTCAAGTACAGCTACTGGAAGAACGCCTGGTGGTCACCCCTTCAGTATCACTGGGTGAGCGTGAAGTTCACACGTAGCGAGACGATGAAGCTGGCTTGGAGCGCTGCTTCGGCCGGTGGGCTCCTCGCCATTGTGAAAGACTACGTGCCGGGGGTCTGGAAGCATGTGGTAAACGGATTGCGCTTCTACGCCTGGACCATCGCGGTCTCCGCAGGTTACATTTACTACAATACGAAAGACTGTGCGAGCGTGAAGGGCGGTTACGCCAGGTGGAGAGGCCGTCTCTTCGGCTGGTACATCCCTCCCACAGTCTGGCGAACTCGCTGCTGA